The Spirochaetota bacterium genome has a segment encoding these proteins:
- a CDS encoding acetyl-CoA C-acetyltransferase, with the protein MREVVIVSAVRTPIGTFAGAIKDVPAVQLGVVAVKEAIKRAGIEGSQVENVVLGNVLQAGLGQNTARQVLIHSGIPQEVPAMTINKVCASGLRSVSLAAQMIKAGDTDVVVAGGFENMSLAPYALPGARWGYRMGDANLLDIMIKDGLWDAFNQYHMGITAENVAEKWKLTREELDTFAFESQQKAENAIKAGRFKDEIIPVEMTGKKGVTVFDTDEHPRFGTTLDALSRLKPAFKKDGVVTAGNASGINDGAAAFVVMSMEKATALGLKPLARIASYASAGVDPAIMGTGPIPASRKALEKAGWKVKDLDLVEANEAFASQAVVVNRELGWDTSKVNVNGGAIALGHPIGASGARILVTLLYEMRKRGSKKGIATLCIGGGQGSAITVEM; encoded by the coding sequence ATGAGAGAAGTGGTCATCGTATCAGCGGTACGGACTCCTATCGGTACATTTGCCGGAGCGATCAAGGACGTGCCGGCGGTACAGCTTGGCGTTGTGGCGGTCAAAGAGGCGATAAAAAGGGCCGGTATCGAAGGTTCGCAGGTGGAAAACGTGGTGCTGGGCAATGTTTTGCAGGCCGGCCTGGGGCAGAATACCGCCAGACAGGTTCTTATACATTCGGGGATCCCGCAGGAGGTCCCCGCGATGACGATCAACAAGGTCTGCGCGTCCGGCCTGCGTTCGGTTTCCCTCGCCGCGCAGATGATCAAAGCGGGCGACACGGACGTTGTCGTGGCCGGCGGGTTCGAGAACATGAGCCTCGCGCCTTACGCGCTCCCCGGTGCGCGCTGGGGGTATCGCATGGGCGACGCAAACCTCCTGGACATAATGATCAAAGACGGGCTCTGGGACGCGTTTAACCAGTATCACATGGGCATTACCGCGGAAAACGTTGCGGAAAAATGGAAACTTACCCGCGAGGAGCTGGACACCTTCGCGTTTGAGAGCCAGCAGAAGGCGGAGAACGCGATCAAGGCGGGGCGGTTTAAGGATGAGATCATACCGGTCGAGATGACCGGCAAGAAGGGCGTAACCGTGTTCGACACCGACGAGCATCCCCGATTCGGGACCACACTCGACGCGCTTTCCAGGCTGAAGCCCGCATTCAAGAAGGACGGCGTGGTGACCGCGGGGAACGCCTCGGGGATCAACGACGGCGCCGCGGCGTTTGTCGTAATGTCGATGGAAAAGGCCACGGCTCTCGGCCTTAAGCCGCTCGCCCGTATAGCGTCGTACGCCTCGGCCGGGGTTGATCCGGCGATCATGGGCACGGGCCCGATCCCAGCCAGCCGCAAGGCGCTCGAAAAGGCCGGCTGGAAGGTGAAAGACCTCGATCTCGTCGAGGCGAACGAGGCCTTTGCGTCCCAGGCCGTGGTGGTGAACAGGGAGTTGGGCTGGGACACCTCGAAGGTGAACGTCAACGGTGGAGCGATAGCGCTCGGCCATCCCATAGGCGCGTCAGGGGCGCGCATTCTTGTTACGCTTCTGTACGAGATGCGAAAGCGCGGCTCGAAGAAGGGCATCGCGACGCTCTGTATCGGGGGCGGGCAGGGTTCGGCGATAACCGTCGAGATGTAG
- a CDS encoding tetratricopeptide repeat protein — translation MIFDSTIIPARIVARIAAIVVVGVLLNGDRAGAQPRPPIQEGAPQTVELKETPPEEKSAAAGDELDKKLRLEYQRSVDMAKIRRLHLLERNAEMDKQLRDFAGRYPIDRDREYHYYAGLVLSAAGEYRLAVESYLKAIEIAPDYARARNSLGALYCKLNKYPFALVHFRKALEINPYNPFLQYNLGSLYFNIGDPVNARIHLENAVKYKANFGSAHHRLGVLAYHSQQYERTVECLAKAIEFRTESHATHYYTGMAYYNLEKGSIAMASLRRALQMKPDFFEAALDLARIHHAYGEFSYALEFYKKAESLNPEYPEIKLAMIECLRELKRYREGIALVRQLLERDPQNEQLRRHLKNLQEQRLIENLAEQYDYYTY, via the coding sequence ATGATTTTCGATTCGACCATCATCCCGGCCCGTATCGTGGCGCGAATTGCCGCGATAGTCGTGGTGGGGGTTTTACTGAACGGCGACCGCGCCGGGGCGCAGCCCAGGCCCCCCATCCAAGAGGGTGCCCCGCAGACTGTCGAGCTGAAGGAGACGCCTCCGGAAGAGAAGTCCGCGGCGGCCGGCGATGAGCTCGATAAAAAGCTTCGGCTGGAATACCAGCGAAGCGTCGACATGGCGAAGATTCGCCGGCTGCATCTTCTCGAAAGGAACGCCGAGATGGATAAACAGCTTCGCGATTTCGCCGGGAGATACCCGATCGACCGTGACCGTGAGTACCACTACTACGCGGGCCTGGTACTGTCGGCGGCCGGGGAATACCGGCTGGCGGTGGAAAGTTACCTGAAAGCGATAGAGATCGCGCCCGATTACGCGAGGGCGCGCAACAGCCTGGGGGCCCTCTACTGCAAACTGAACAAGTATCCTTTTGCCCTCGTGCACTTCCGGAAGGCTCTCGAGATCAATCCCTACAATCCGTTTTTGCAGTATAATCTCGGCAGTCTTTATTTTAACATCGGCGATCCCGTCAACGCGAGAATCCATCTCGAAAACGCCGTAAAATACAAGGCAAACTTCGGCAGCGCCCATCACCGGCTGGGGGTCCTCGCCTACCATTCGCAGCAGTACGAACGTACGGTCGAATGTCTGGCGAAGGCCATCGAGTTCAGAACCGAGTCGCACGCCACCCATTATTATACCGGCATGGCGTACTATAACCTGGAAAAGGGAAGTATCGCGATGGCGAGCCTGAGAAGGGCACTGCAGATGAAGCCCGATTTCTTCGAGGCGGCGCTGGATCTCGCGCGCATTCACCACGCCTACGGCGAGTTTTCATATGCTCTGGAATTCTACAAAAAGGCCGAATCTCTCAACCCCGAGTACCCGGAGATAAAACTCGCCATGATCGAGTGCCTGCGCGAATTGAAACGGTACCGCGAAGGGATCGCGCTCGTCCGCCAGTTGCTTGAACGCGATCCGCAGAACGAACAGCTCCGCCGGCATCTTAAAAACCTGCAGGAACAGAGGCTTATAGAAAACCTCGCCGAACAGTACGATTATTATACTTACTGA
- the selD gene encoding selenide, water dikinase SelD, producing the protein MCKIQKLDAQRLTESVKGAGUASKIGPAELAQVMQRLSIPYDERVIVGMENSDDAGVYRLTDEIALIQTVDFFTPIVDDPFVFGQIAAANGLSDVYAMGGRPVTAMNIVCFPTKKFSMDVLARILQGGLDVLNEAGVQLLGGHSVEDEELKYGVSVTGIVHPAKALKNCGLREGDALVLTKALGTGIIGTAVKAGEGDPAILGPFIETMRALNRDAAAALEGFSVHACTDVTGFGLMGHLREMLAGDSLEVVVDSAALPILPGAADNAARGLIPGGMYRNRDHVGDLCAIDAAVSRELADIAFDPQTSGGLLVALPATECDALLAGLHARGVTAAKRIGSVAKSDRPVLRLA; encoded by the coding sequence ATGTGTAAAATCCAGAAACTCGACGCACAGCGTCTCACCGAGTCGGTCAAGGGAGCGGGCTGAGCTTCCAAGATCGGGCCGGCGGAGCTGGCCCAGGTGATGCAGCGGCTTTCCATTCCCTATGACGAGCGGGTCATAGTGGGCATGGAAAACAGCGATGACGCAGGCGTGTACCGGCTGACGGACGAGATCGCGCTTATCCAGACGGTGGACTTCTTTACGCCCATCGTGGACGATCCTTTTGTCTTCGGACAGATAGCGGCCGCGAACGGCCTTTCGGATGTCTACGCCATGGGTGGCAGGCCTGTGACCGCAATGAATATCGTTTGTTTCCCCACCAAAAAGTTCAGCATGGACGTCCTCGCGCGCATTCTCCAGGGAGGGCTTGACGTTCTGAACGAAGCCGGCGTACAGCTCCTTGGCGGCCACAGCGTCGAGGACGAGGAGCTCAAATACGGCGTTTCCGTTACCGGGATTGTTCATCCGGCGAAAGCGCTGAAAAACTGCGGGCTGCGCGAGGGCGACGCGCTGGTGCTCACCAAGGCGCTGGGAACCGGGATCATCGGCACCGCGGTAAAGGCCGGAGAAGGCGACCCGGCCATACTCGGCCCCTTCATCGAAACCATGCGGGCGCTCAATCGCGACGCCGCGGCCGCGCTGGAGGGTTTTTCCGTCCACGCCTGCACCGACGTTACCGGTTTCGGCCTTATGGGCCACCTGCGCGAGATGCTCGCCGGCGATTCGCTCGAGGTGGTCGTGGATTCGGCAGCCCTTCCGATTCTGCCCGGCGCCGCGGACAACGCGGCCAGGGGACTCATCCCGGGCGGGATGTACCGCAACAGGGACCATGTCGGCGACCTGTGCGCAATCGACGCGGCGGTTAGTCGCGAGCTCGCCGATATCGCCTTCGATCCTCAGACTTCGGGCGGGCTGCTCGTCGCCCTTCCCGCGACCGAGTGCGACGCGCTCCTCGCCGGGCTTCACGCGCGCGGGGTTACCGCCGCGAAACGTATCGGGTCTGTCGCTAAATCCGACCGTCCCGTCCTCCGCCTTGCCTGA